The following are from one region of the Elgaria multicarinata webbii isolate HBS135686 ecotype San Diego chromosome 13, rElgMul1.1.pri, whole genome shotgun sequence genome:
- the LOC134408019 gene encoding sulfotransferase 2B1-like isoform X1 produces the protein MSSALYFTHKGILFPNKGYDVETLNFVENEFQLLDDDVLNVTYPKSGTNWMGEILGLIWHNGDPSWVRSSVVWERSPWIEASDGMKIALASPPPRLMASHLPFQLFPKSFLQSKAKVVYTLRNPKDVLVSFYHYSKCCKIFKDPGTVEEFLEEFLSGNVVYGSWFDHVKSWLEVKGRPNVFFNSYEDLQQDLRGSVEKICHFLGKELNSQQIDSVVENASFQKMKDNPKSNFTTLPDDFLDHKKGKLLRKGIVGDWKNLLTVAQSERFDRVYQEKMKGVSVTFPWE, from the exons ATGTCATCTGCACTGTATTTCACCCACAAGGGAATCCTTTTCCCCAATAAAGGGTATGATGTGGAAACACTCAACTTTGTGGAAAATGAATTCCAACTGTTGGACGACGATGTACTGAATGTTACTTATCCTAAATCAG GTACCAATTGGATGGGGGAGATCTTGGGCTTGATCTGGCACAATGGAGACCCATCATGGGTTCGCAGCTCAGTTGTGTGGGAACGGTCACCATGGATTGAGGCTAGTGATGGTATGAAGATTGCCTTGGCATCTCCTCCACCCAGACTCATGGCTTCTCACTTGCCATTTCAGCTTTTCCCCAAGTCATTTCTCCAGTCCAAGGCTAAG GTGGTCTATACTCTGCGTAATCCCAAGGATGTGCTGGTCTCATTTTACCACTATTCCAAATGCTGCAAAATATTCAAGGACCCTGGAACTGTGGAAGAGTTCCTGGAGGAATTCCTGAGTGGGAATG TGGTGTATGGTTCCTGGTTTGACCATGTAAAAAGTTGGTTGGAGGTGAAGGGGAGACCCAATGTCTTCTTCAACAGTTATGAAGACCTGCAGCAG GACCTGCGAGGCAGTGTGGAGAAGATCTGCCATTTCCTTGGAAAGGAGCTGAATAGCCAGCAAATTGATTCTGTGGTGGaaaatgcctccttccagaagatgAAGGACAACCCGAAGTCCAACTTCACCACACTGCCAGATGACTTTTTAGACCACAAGAAAGGGAAGTTATTGAGGAAAG GGATCGTCGGGGACTGGAAGAACCTCCTGACAGTGGCACAGAGTGAACGCTTTGACCGCGTTTATCAGGAGAAGATGAAGGGAGTGAGTGTGACCTTCCCATGGGAATGA
- the LOC134408019 gene encoding sulfotransferase 2B1-like isoform X2: MSSALYFTHKGILFPNKGYDVETLNFVENEFQLLDDDVLNVTYPKSGTNWMGEILGLIWHNGDPSWVRSSVVWERSPWIEASDGMKIALASPPPRLMASHLPFQLFPKSFLQSKAKVVYTLRNPKDVLVSFYHYSKCCKIFKDPGTVEEFLEEFLSGNVVYGSWFDHVKSWLEVKGRPNVFFNSYEDLQQDLRGSVEKICHFLGKELNSQQIDSVVENASFQKMKDNPKSNFTTLPDDFLDHKKGKLLRKDIFHPLTAGVDNAYVVT, from the exons ATGTCATCTGCACTGTATTTCACCCACAAGGGAATCCTTTTCCCCAATAAAGGGTATGATGTGGAAACACTCAACTTTGTGGAAAATGAATTCCAACTGTTGGACGACGATGTACTGAATGTTACTTATCCTAAATCAG GTACCAATTGGATGGGGGAGATCTTGGGCTTGATCTGGCACAATGGAGACCCATCATGGGTTCGCAGCTCAGTTGTGTGGGAACGGTCACCATGGATTGAGGCTAGTGATGGTATGAAGATTGCCTTGGCATCTCCTCCACCCAGACTCATGGCTTCTCACTTGCCATTTCAGCTTTTCCCCAAGTCATTTCTCCAGTCCAAGGCTAAG GTGGTCTATACTCTGCGTAATCCCAAGGATGTGCTGGTCTCATTTTACCACTATTCCAAATGCTGCAAAATATTCAAGGACCCTGGAACTGTGGAAGAGTTCCTGGAGGAATTCCTGAGTGGGAATG TGGTGTATGGTTCCTGGTTTGACCATGTAAAAAGTTGGTTGGAGGTGAAGGGGAGACCCAATGTCTTCTTCAACAGTTATGAAGACCTGCAGCAG GACCTGCGAGGCAGTGTGGAGAAGATCTGCCATTTCCTTGGAAAGGAGCTGAATAGCCAGCAAATTGATTCTGTGGTGGaaaatgcctccttccagaagatgAAGGACAACCCGAAGTCCAACTTCACCACACTGCCAGATGACTTTTTAGACCACAAGAAAGGGAAGTTATTGAGGAAAG acatcttccaccctctgactgccggggtggacaacgcctatgttgtcacgtag